One Curtobacterium sp. BH-2-1-1 genomic region harbors:
- a CDS encoding LysM peptidoglycan-binding domain-containing protein, which produces MSTIAIADIQRTAPAVRTRLRLTRRGRVVLTTLAAIPLLIGVALAVLNGGQASAGNTESHAHFETVTIQPGETLWQLAEETAPNADPRDFVQDVVSLNALDGSGLQAGQEISIPAQYTAAH; this is translated from the coding sequence ATGAGCACCATCGCCATCGCTGACATCCAGCGCACCGCGCCCGCCGTGCGTACGCGCCTGCGCCTCACGCGTCGCGGCCGGGTCGTCCTGACGACGCTCGCCGCGATCCCGCTGCTGATCGGTGTGGCACTCGCCGTGCTGAACGGCGGACAGGCATCGGCCGGCAACACCGAGTCGCACGCCCACTTCGAGACCGTGACCATCCAGCCGGGCGAGACGCTCTGGCAGCTGGCGGAAGAGACCGCCCCGAACGCCGACCCGCGCGACTTCGTGCAGGACGTCGTCAGCCTGAACGCGCTCGACGGCTCCGGGCTGCAGGCCGGGCAGGAGATCTCGATCCCGGCGCAGTACACCGCCGCGCACTAG
- the lexA gene encoding transcriptional repressor LexA, which produces MADELRGQKPLTAKQQAILDAIRASIASRGYPPSMREIGDAAGLSSLSSVSHQLGQLELGGWIRRDPNRPRALEVLVDEPTPDVEGPDVDATTLVPLVGRIAAGVPITAEQHVDEIVPLPRQLVGTGDLFMLKVVGESMIDAAICDGDWVVVRSQQTAENGDIVAAMLDEEATVKVFRQRDGHTWLLPRNTAFEPILGDAATVLGKVVAVLRSI; this is translated from the coding sequence GTGGCGGACGAACTGCGGGGCCAGAAGCCGCTGACGGCGAAGCAGCAGGCGATCCTCGACGCGATCCGTGCGTCGATCGCCAGCCGGGGCTACCCGCCGAGCATGCGTGAGATCGGTGACGCCGCGGGCTTGTCCTCGCTGTCGAGCGTCTCGCACCAGCTCGGCCAGCTCGAGCTCGGCGGGTGGATCCGCCGCGACCCGAACCGCCCGCGTGCGCTCGAGGTCCTCGTCGACGAGCCGACCCCCGACGTCGAGGGCCCGGACGTCGACGCGACGACGCTCGTCCCGCTCGTCGGTCGGATCGCCGCCGGTGTGCCGATCACGGCCGAGCAGCACGTCGACGAGATCGTGCCGCTCCCCCGGCAGCTCGTCGGCACGGGTGACCTCTTCATGCTCAAGGTCGTGGGCGAGTCGATGATCGACGCCGCGATCTGCGACGGCGACTGGGTGGTCGTCCGGTCGCAGCAGACGGCCGAGAACGGTGACATCGTCGCCGCCATGCTCGACGAGGAAGCGACCGTGAAGGTCTTCCGCCAGCGGGACGGCCACACGTGGCTGCTCCCCCGCAACACCGCGTTCGAGCCGATCCTCGGCGACGCGGCCACCGTGCTCGGCAAGGTCGTGGCGGTCCTCCGCTCGATCTGA
- the hflX gene encoding GTPase HflX has protein sequence MTDTTNRDAETTDDSAAGVVERVLRNADSRASSSIFAPAQAIQTRSVDDHAWTGDGDQYDREDRAALRRVGGLSTELEDVTEVEYRQLRLEQVVLIGVYPHGDASDAENSLRELAALAETAGAVVLDGLLQRRPNPDPSTYLGKGKAEELAMVVKATGADTVIADTELAPSQRRALEDVVKVKVIDRTAVILDIFSQHAKSREGKAQVELAQLEYLLPRLRGWGESMSRQAGGQVSGGAGMGSRGPGETKIELDRRRIHTRMSKLRRQIAGFRPAREAKRADRHRNDVPSVAIAGYTNAGKSSLLNRLTSAGVLVQNQLFATLDATVRRTESAKGREFTFVDTVGFVRNLPHQLVEAFRSTLEEVGEADVIVHVVDGSHPDPAAQLATVREVIGDVGAREIPEIVAFNKADLIDESQRLVLVGLVPDAVFVSARTGEGIQDLLDVIEARLPEPDVELTVVVPYDRGDLVSSLHDAGAVETVDYVEDGTRLRVRVFQRQVAELDPFVVAPVAS, from the coding sequence ATGACGGACACCACGAACCGAGACGCAGAGACCACCGACGACAGCGCTGCTGGTGTCGTCGAGCGGGTCCTGCGCAACGCCGACTCCCGCGCGAGCTCCTCGATCTTCGCCCCCGCGCAGGCGATCCAGACCCGATCGGTCGACGACCACGCCTGGACGGGCGACGGCGACCAGTACGACCGCGAAGACCGGGCTGCCCTCCGCCGCGTCGGCGGCCTCTCCACCGAACTCGAGGACGTCACCGAGGTCGAGTACCGGCAGCTCCGGCTCGAGCAGGTCGTCCTGATCGGGGTTTACCCGCACGGCGACGCCTCGGACGCCGAGAACTCCCTGCGTGAGCTCGCCGCCCTCGCAGAAACCGCGGGTGCCGTGGTGCTCGACGGGCTCCTGCAGCGCCGGCCGAACCCCGACCCCTCCACGTACCTCGGCAAGGGCAAGGCCGAAGAGCTCGCGATGGTCGTCAAGGCCACCGGCGCCGACACGGTCATCGCCGACACAGAACTCGCCCCGTCCCAGCGCCGCGCGCTCGAGGACGTGGTGAAGGTCAAGGTGATCGACCGGACGGCCGTGATCCTCGACATCTTCAGCCAGCACGCCAAGAGCCGCGAGGGCAAGGCGCAGGTCGAACTCGCCCAGCTCGAGTACCTCCTGCCGCGACTCCGCGGGTGGGGTGAGTCGATGTCCCGCCAGGCCGGTGGCCAGGTCTCCGGCGGTGCGGGCATGGGTTCGCGTGGTCCCGGTGAGACGAAGATCGAGCTCGACCGTCGTCGCATCCACACCCGGATGTCGAAGCTCCGTCGCCAGATCGCCGGGTTCCGCCCTGCGCGCGAGGCGAAGCGGGCCGACCGACACCGCAACGACGTCCCGAGCGTCGCGATCGCCGGGTACACCAACGCGGGCAAGTCCTCGTTGCTGAACCGGCTGACGAGCGCGGGCGTGCTCGTCCAGAACCAGCTCTTCGCGACGCTGGACGCCACGGTCCGCCGGACCGAGAGCGCGAAGGGCCGCGAGTTCACCTTCGTCGACACCGTCGGCTTCGTGCGCAACCTGCCGCACCAGCTCGTCGAGGCGTTCCGCTCCACCCTCGAAGAGGTCGGCGAGGCCGACGTCATCGTGCACGTGGTCGACGGCTCGCACCCCGACCCGGCCGCCCAGCTGGCGACCGTGCGCGAGGTCATCGGCGATGTCGGCGCCCGCGAGATCCCCGAGATCGTCGCCTTCAACAAGGCCGACCTCATCGACGAGTCGCAGCGGCTCGTGCTGGTCGGCCTCGTGCCGGACGCGGTGTTCGTCTCGGCGCGCACGGGCGAGGGCATCCAGGACCTCCTCGACGTGATCGAGGCCCGTCTCCCCGAACCCGACGTCGAGCTCACCGTGGTGGTCCCGTACGACCGCGGTGACCTGGTGTCGTCGCTGCACGACGCAGGCGCGGTCGAGACCGTCGACTACGTCGAGGACGGCACGCGCCTGCGGGTGCGCGTGTTCCAGCGGCAGGTCGCGGAGCTGGACCCGTTCGTGGTCGCGCCCGTCGCGTCCTGA
- a CDS encoding class I SAM-dependent methyltransferase — protein sequence MANDHYFSANPSSDTRERQIHVTLAGRPLTLTTAAGVFSPDGLDRGTRVLLGSVPPPSHEGALLDVGCGWGPIAITMALDSPAAQVWGVDVNERVLGLARANAAAAGADNVTVALPDEVPADLRFRTIWSNPPIRVGKDELHQILLTWLPRLEVGGDAWLVVSKDLGGDSLQRWLQESLDAGFHVSRASTDKGFRVLRVHRAAE from the coding sequence ATGGCGAACGACCACTACTTCTCCGCGAACCCGTCGTCGGACACCCGCGAACGCCAGATCCACGTCACCCTCGCCGGTCGCCCGCTCACGCTGACCACCGCCGCGGGGGTCTTCAGCCCGGACGGGCTCGACCGTGGCACGCGAGTGCTGCTCGGCTCGGTGCCGCCGCCCTCGCACGAGGGGGCACTGCTCGACGTCGGCTGCGGCTGGGGTCCGATCGCCATCACCATGGCCCTCGACTCCCCCGCCGCCCAGGTGTGGGGCGTCGACGTGAACGAGCGGGTGCTCGGTCTCGCCCGGGCGAACGCTGCTGCTGCGGGGGCCGACAACGTCACCGTCGCACTGCCGGACGAGGTACCAGCCGACCTGCGGTTCCGGACGATCTGGTCGAACCCGCCGATCCGGGTCGGCAAGGACGAGCTGCACCAGATCCTGCTGACGTGGCTGCCCCGGCTCGAGGTCGGTGGGGACGCGTGGTTGGTCGTGTCGAAGGACCTCGGGGGCGATTCGCTGCAGCGGTGGTTGCAGGAGTCGCTCGACGCGGGGTTCCACGTGTCGCGGGCGTCGACGGACAAGGGGTTCCGGGTGCTGCGGGTGCACCGCGCAGCCGAGTAG
- the dapF gene encoding diaminopimelate epimerase: MTELHFTKGQGTGNDFVLFADPDASVDLTPERIRAIADRRFGVGGDGVIRAVRSEALPEGQALVAEDPAATWFMDYHNADGTVAEMCGNGIRVFARYLTESGLVDLTPGETLTVGSRKGLVDIQRTTNGFSADLGRWGLGIEGGGADDVLVRAKNLDGARPGLGIDVGNPHVVVAVATEDELAEVDLTYVPVLDPVPAAGANVEFVLPGDPLVQDGVGQITMRVHERGSGETLSCGTGAVAAALATRYWAGNGAPDTWRVRVPGGVVTVRIFAAEDGEHVALSGPAELVFSGDLTV, encoded by the coding sequence GTGACCGAGCTGCACTTCACCAAGGGCCAGGGGACCGGCAACGACTTCGTCCTGTTCGCCGACCCCGACGCGTCGGTCGACCTGACCCCCGAGCGGATCCGGGCCATCGCCGACCGCCGGTTCGGTGTCGGCGGCGACGGCGTCATCCGGGCGGTCCGGTCCGAGGCGCTGCCGGAAGGGCAGGCGCTCGTCGCCGAGGACCCCGCGGCGACCTGGTTCATGGACTACCACAACGCCGACGGCACGGTCGCCGAGATGTGCGGGAACGGCATCCGCGTGTTCGCGCGTTACCTCACGGAGTCCGGGCTCGTCGACCTGACCCCCGGCGAGACCCTGACGGTCGGTAGCCGCAAGGGCCTCGTCGACATCCAGCGGACGACCAACGGCTTCTCCGCCGACCTCGGACGCTGGGGGCTCGGCATCGAGGGCGGTGGCGCGGACGATGTGCTCGTGCGGGCGAAGAACCTCGACGGAGCACGCCCCGGGCTCGGCATCGACGTCGGCAACCCCCACGTGGTGGTCGCCGTCGCGACCGAGGACGAACTCGCCGAGGTCGACCTCACGTACGTGCCGGTGCTCGATCCGGTGCCCGCGGCCGGCGCGAACGTCGAGTTCGTGCTGCCGGGCGACCCGCTTGTGCAGGACGGCGTCGGTCAGATCACGATGCGCGTCCACGAGCGCGGCAGCGGCGAGACCCTGTCGTGCGGCACGGGCGCCGTCGCCGCGGCCCTCGCGACGCGGTACTGGGCGGGCAACGGTGCGCCGGACACGTGGCGCGTGCGCGTGCCGGGTGGGGTCGTCACGGTGCGCATCTTCGCGGCGGAGGACGGCGAGCACGTCGCGTTGTCCGGGCCGGCGGAACTCGTGTTCTCGGGTGACCTGACGGTCTGA
- the miaA gene encoding tRNA (adenosine(37)-N6)-dimethylallyltransferase MiaA, with the protein MRADPEPGGDLIAVVGATGTGKSDLGIAIAERLRAAGRPAEIVNADAMQLYRGMDIGTAKLGVEERRGIPHHQLDVLDVTDEASVAAYQRDARAEIEAIHGRGNVALLVGGSGLYVSAVLFDLAFPGTDPELRARLEREHEELGPGILLERLRGLDPAAAATIDARNPRRLIRALEIASRSEVVTPSLPSAPRAWRPARILHLHRDRAQLVAALHERAARMFDAGLVEEVRGLREQGLESGRTARAAIGYSQALEVLRGDATVDQAVEATGIATRKYARRQVSWFRRYADAELLDVTGADRAALTAAARRIVP; encoded by the coding sequence GTGCGCGCCGACCCCGAGCCCGGCGGCGACCTGATCGCGGTCGTCGGGGCGACCGGCACCGGCAAGTCCGACCTCGGAATCGCGATCGCCGAACGCCTCCGCGCCGCAGGCCGCCCCGCCGAGATCGTCAACGCCGACGCCATGCAGCTCTACCGCGGCATGGACATCGGCACCGCGAAGCTCGGCGTCGAGGAGCGCCGGGGCATCCCGCACCACCAGCTCGACGTGCTCGACGTCACGGACGAGGCCAGTGTCGCCGCCTACCAGCGTGATGCGCGGGCGGAGATCGAGGCCATCCACGGCCGCGGGAACGTCGCCCTGCTCGTCGGCGGCAGCGGGCTGTACGTCTCGGCCGTGCTCTTCGACCTCGCGTTCCCCGGGACCGACCCCGAACTCCGCGCCCGCCTCGAGCGCGAGCACGAGGAACTCGGGCCGGGCATCCTGCTGGAACGACTCCGCGGCCTGGACCCGGCGGCCGCGGCGACCATCGACGCACGCAACCCGCGGAGGTTGATCCGTGCACTCGAGATCGCGAGCCGATCCGAGGTGGTCACACCGAGCCTCCCGTCCGCGCCCCGCGCCTGGCGACCCGCTCGGATCCTGCACCTGCACCGCGACCGAGCGCAGCTCGTCGCCGCGCTGCACGAGCGCGCGGCGCGCATGTTCGACGCCGGTCTCGTGGAGGAGGTCCGTGGGCTGCGCGAGCAGGGCCTCGAGTCGGGGCGGACCGCGCGGGCGGCGATCGGGTACTCGCAGGCGCTCGAGGTGCTCCGCGGGGATGCGACCGTCGACCAGGCGGTGGAGGCGACGGGCATCGCGACGCGCAAGTACGCCCGACGGCAGGTGTCGTGGTTCCGGCGGTACGCCGACGCGGAGCTGCTCGACGTCACCGGCGCCGATCGGGCGGCTCTGACAGCGGCTGCCCGTAGGATCGTCCCGTGA
- the miaB gene encoding tRNA (N6-isopentenyl adenosine(37)-C2)-methylthiotransferase MiaB, whose amino-acid sequence MATVAARPRTYQVRTYGCQMNVHDSERLSGSLQAAGYVAADGEQADVVVINTCAVRENADNRLYGNLGQLAGIKREHPGMQIAVGGCLAQKDKNVILEKAPWVDVVFGTHNMGSLPTLLERARHNDEAQIEILESLDVFPSTLPTKRDSTHSGWVSISVGCNNTCTFCIVPSLRGKEKDRRPGDVLAEIQALVDDGAIEVTLLGQNVNSYGVEFGDRQAFGKLLRAAGQIEGLERVRFTSPHPAAFTDDVIDAMAETPNVMPQLHMPLQSGSDRVLKAMRRSYRSERFLGILDRVRAKIPHAAISTDIIVGFPGETDADFEDTLRVVEQSRFASAFTFQYSIRPGTPAATMDEQLPKHVVQERYERLVALQEHITAEENAKQVGRTVQVLVATGEGKKDDATHRLSGRAEDSRLVHFSVPGGSDVPRPGDVVTVEVTRSAPHFLIADGDAPLRIRRTRAGDAWDRAQAESCGVPTPAPAGGADGPRPVSLGLPSIRVGR is encoded by the coding sequence ATGGCCACCGTCGCAGCGCGCCCCCGCACCTACCAAGTCCGCACCTACGGGTGCCAGATGAACGTGCACGACTCCGAGCGGCTGAGCGGGTCGCTCCAGGCCGCGGGGTACGTCGCTGCCGACGGCGAGCAGGCGGACGTGGTCGTCATCAACACGTGCGCCGTGCGCGAGAACGCCGACAACCGTCTGTACGGCAACCTCGGGCAGCTCGCGGGCATCAAGCGCGAGCACCCCGGCATGCAGATCGCGGTCGGCGGGTGCCTGGCGCAGAAGGACAAGAACGTCATCCTCGAGAAGGCGCCGTGGGTGGACGTCGTCTTCGGGACGCACAACATGGGGTCACTGCCGACGCTGCTCGAGCGCGCCCGGCACAACGACGAAGCGCAGATCGAGATCCTCGAGTCGCTGGACGTCTTCCCGTCGACGCTCCCGACCAAGCGCGACTCGACGCACAGTGGCTGGGTGTCGATCTCGGTCGGCTGCAACAACACCTGCACGTTCTGCATCGTGCCGTCGCTTCGCGGCAAGGAGAAGGACCGTCGCCCGGGTGACGTGCTCGCCGAGATCCAGGCACTCGTCGACGACGGCGCGATCGAGGTCACCCTGCTCGGGCAGAACGTCAACTCGTACGGCGTCGAGTTCGGGGACCGCCAGGCGTTCGGCAAGCTGCTCCGTGCCGCCGGCCAGATCGAGGGCCTCGAGCGGGTCCGGTTCACCAGCCCGCACCCCGCCGCCTTCACGGACGACGTCATCGACGCGATGGCCGAGACGCCGAACGTGATGCCCCAGCTGCACATGCCGCTCCAGTCCGGGTCGGACCGCGTCCTCAAGGCGATGCGCCGCAGCTACCGGAGCGAACGGTTCCTCGGCATCCTCGACCGCGTCCGGGCGAAGATCCCGCACGCGGCGATCTCGACGGACATCATCGTCGGCTTCCCCGGCGAGACCGACGCGGACTTCGAGGACACCCTGCGCGTCGTGGAGCAGTCGCGGTTCGCCTCGGCGTTCACGTTCCAGTACTCGATCCGGCCGGGGACGCCCGCGGCGACGATGGACGAGCAGTTGCCGAAGCACGTCGTGCAGGAGCGGTACGAGCGGCTCGTCGCCCTGCAGGAGCACATCACGGCAGAAGAGAACGCGAAGCAGGTCGGGCGCACGGTCCAGGTCCTCGTCGCCACAGGTGAGGGCAAGAAGGACGACGCCACGCACCGGCTGTCGGGGCGCGCCGAGGACTCCCGACTCGTGCACTTCTCGGTGCCGGGCGGATCGGACGTGCCGCGCCCCGGGGACGTCGTCACCGTCGAGGTCACCCGCTCGGCGCCGCACTTCCTGATCGCCGACGGGGACGCACCGTTGCGGATCCGCCGGACCCGCGCGGGCGACGCGTGGGACCGTGCCCAGGCGGAGAGCTGCGGCGTCCCGACGCCGGCCCCCGCCGGGGGCGCCGACGGCCCGCGGCCGGTGTCGCTCGGTCTGCCCAGCATCCGTGTCGGCCGCTGA
- a CDS encoding regulatory protein RecX produces MTTDHDGDEDLAPVTDLFGARGARSRRRSAAGPATAGDTDAVTDHGGADADAPVPLPIQGARAQAEWLSPVVGDGSGRSARAEQDGYDDDRTADATTASVFAIDGGAEVDPADAPRPIDEQRADAERLSMRALGRKGVSESELRTMLTKNDLDPDVVEHEIERLTRVGLVDDVALATDLVDRLHDRKGLGRQGVVAELRRRGIDQVAIDAALDAAADDEDDEFVRAIDLAQKRAGQLRGLDRATAERRLSGFLMRKGYNGGIVRIAVERALDGGGRPPAGPRGSVRFE; encoded by the coding sequence GTGACGACCGACCACGACGGCGACGAGGACCTCGCACCGGTCACCGACCTGTTCGGTGCGCGCGGTGCGCGGTCCCGTCGCCGATCCGCGGCTGGGCCGGCGACGGCGGGCGACACGGATGCCGTGACGGACCACGGCGGAGCCGACGCCGACGCGCCGGTCCCGCTACCGATCCAGGGCGCTCGGGCGCAGGCGGAGTGGCTCTCGCCCGTCGTCGGGGACGGCAGCGGCCGCAGTGCCCGTGCCGAGCAGGACGGCTACGACGACGACCGGACGGCAGACGCTACGACGGCGTCCGTGTTCGCGATCGACGGCGGTGCCGAAGTCGACCCCGCGGACGCCCCACGGCCGATCGACGAACAGCGTGCCGACGCCGAGCGGCTCAGCATGCGGGCGCTCGGTCGCAAGGGCGTCAGCGAGTCCGAGCTGCGCACGATGCTGACAAAGAACGACCTCGACCCGGACGTCGTCGAGCACGAGATCGAGCGGCTCACCCGCGTCGGACTCGTGGACGACGTGGCGCTCGCGACCGACCTCGTCGACCGCCTGCACGACCGCAAGGGTCTGGGGCGCCAGGGCGTCGTCGCCGAACTGCGGCGCCGCGGCATCGACCAGGTCGCGATCGACGCGGCGCTCGACGCAGCCGCCGACGACGAGGACGACGAGTTCGTCCGTGCGATCGACCTCGCGCAGAAGCGTGCCGGGCAGCTCCGCGGGCTCGACCGAGCGACGGCGGAGCGACGGCTCTCGGGCTTCCTGATGCGCAAGGGCTACAACGGCGGCATCGTGCGGATCGCGGTCGAGCGTGCGCTCGACGGCGGTGGGCGTCCGCCGGCGGGACCTCGCGGCTCCGTCCGCTTCGAGTAG
- the recA gene encoding recombinase RecA, which translates to MPSPQDREKALETALAQIDRQFGKGTVMRLGSDERAPVATIPTGSVALDVALGIGGLPRGRIIEIYGPESSGKTTLTLHAIANAQRAGGIAAFIDAEHALDPEYAKKLGVDIDALLVSQPDTGEQALEIADMLVRSGSIDLVVIDSVAALVPRAEIEGEMGDSHVGLQARLMSQALRKLAGGLNQTQTTMIFINQLREKIGVFFGSPETTAGGKALKFYASVRLDIRRIETLKSGTDAVGNRTRVKVVKNKMAPPFKQAEFDILYGTGISREGSLLDFGVDHGIVKKSGAWYTYDGDQLGQGKENSRSFLIQNPEIAAEIEGKILAKLGVGGASAEAVEAPVESIAPKIAERKGA; encoded by the coding sequence ATGCCCTCACCCCAGGACCGCGAGAAGGCCCTCGAGACCGCTCTCGCCCAGATCGATCGTCAGTTCGGCAAGGGCACGGTCATGCGCCTCGGCTCGGACGAGCGCGCCCCCGTCGCCACCATCCCGACCGGTTCGGTCGCCCTCGACGTCGCGCTCGGCATCGGCGGGCTCCCGCGTGGCCGCATCATCGAGATCTACGGCCCGGAGTCGTCGGGTAAGACGACCCTGACGCTGCACGCCATCGCCAACGCCCAGCGCGCCGGCGGCATCGCGGCCTTCATCGACGCGGAACACGCGCTCGACCCCGAGTACGCGAAGAAGCTCGGCGTCGACATCGACGCGCTGCTCGTCTCCCAGCCGGACACCGGTGAGCAGGCGCTCGAGATCGCCGACATGCTCGTCCGTTCCGGCTCCATCGACCTCGTCGTCATCGACTCCGTCGCGGCGCTCGTGCCGCGCGCCGAGATCGAGGGCGAGATGGGTGACTCGCACGTCGGTCTGCAGGCCCGCCTCATGTCGCAGGCACTCCGCAAGCTCGCCGGTGGCCTGAACCAGACGCAGACCACGATGATCTTCATCAACCAGCTGCGCGAGAAGATCGGTGTGTTCTTCGGCAGCCCCGAGACCACCGCCGGCGGTAAGGCGCTCAAGTTCTACGCGTCGGTCCGCCTCGACATCCGTCGCATCGAGACGCTCAAGAGCGGTACCGACGCGGTCGGCAACCGCACCCGCGTCAAGGTCGTCAAGAACAAGATGGCCCCGCCCTTCAAGCAGGCCGAGTTCGACATCCTGTACGGCACGGGCATCTCGCGCGAGGGTTCGTTGCTCGACTTCGGCGTCGACCACGGCATCGTCAAGAAGTCCGGTGCCTGGTACACCTACGACGGCGACCAGCTCGGGCAGGGCAAGGAGAACTCGCGGTCGTTCCTGATCCAGAACCCCGAGATCGCTGCTGAGATCGAGGGCAAGATCCTCGCGAAGCTCGGCGTCGGCGGTGCGTCGGCCGAGGCGGTCGAGGCTCCCGTCGAGTCGATCGCGCCGAAGATCGCGGAGCGCAAGGGCGCGTGA
- a CDS encoding DUF3046 domain-containing protein, which yields MRVSEFWRAVDQVFGDAYGAVVSRDVVLEELGGRSAAEALDAGIDARRVWEALCESQDVPLEKRHGKGLAEPRD from the coding sequence ATGCGTGTGAGTGAGTTCTGGCGGGCCGTCGACCAGGTGTTCGGCGATGCCTACGGTGCCGTCGTCAGTCGTGACGTGGTGCTCGAGGAACTCGGCGGACGCTCGGCGGCCGAGGCGCTCGACGCGGGCATCGATGCGCGCCGGGTGTGGGAGGCCCTGTGCGAGTCGCAGGACGTCCCGCTCGAGAAGCGGCACGGCAAGGGGCTGGCGGAACCGCGGGACTGA
- a CDS encoding helix-turn-helix domain-containing protein, whose translation MVLVRQEIGDVLRDFRLQKGRTLRQVASKASVALGYLSEVERGQKEASSEILASVADALDTPISTIMREVGDRLAVVEGLTPVPDTLPDDLVAEFDNDLAVR comes from the coding sequence ATGGTTCTCGTTCGTCAGGAAATCGGCGACGTTCTGCGGGACTTCCGCTTGCAGAAGGGCCGGACCCTCCGTCAGGTCGCGTCCAAGGCCAGCGTGGCTCTCGGGTACCTCAGCGAGGTCGAGCGTGGGCAGAAGGAAGCCAGCTCGGAGATCCTCGCGTCCGTCGCGGACGCGCTGGACACCCCCATCTCGACCATCATGCGTGAGGTCGGCGACCGTCTCGCGGTGGTCGAGGGGCTCACCCCGGTGCCCGACACGCTCCCGGACGACCTCGTCGCCGAGTTCGACAACGACCTCGCGGTGCGCTGA
- a CDS encoding nicotinamide-nucleotide amidohydrolase family protein: MTAADDVTGTAPPGPDVRTDARDLVARLTERGDTVAVAESLTGGLVVATLVGVPGASAVVRGGVVAYATPVKHTVLGVSSALLASNGAVDPEVARQMASGVRAALAVDGAPATWGISTTGVAGPDPQDGQPVGTVFVGIADADGAQAYELHLDGDRDAIRWATVSELLARMSSTIRARE, translated from the coding sequence GTGACGGCGGCCGACGACGTCACCGGCACCGCGCCTCCAGGACCCGACGTCCGGACGGACGCCCGCGACCTCGTCGCGCGCCTGACCGAACGGGGCGACACCGTCGCCGTGGCGGAGTCGCTCACCGGTGGACTCGTCGTCGCGACCCTCGTCGGCGTGCCGGGCGCCAGCGCCGTGGTGCGCGGGGGAGTCGTGGCCTACGCGACGCCCGTGAAGCACACCGTGCTCGGCGTCTCGTCGGCGCTGCTCGCGTCCAACGGTGCGGTCGACCCCGAGGTGGCTCGGCAGATGGCCTCGGGCGTGCGAGCAGCACTCGCGGTCGACGGAGCGCCCGCGACCTGGGGCATCAGCACGACGGGTGTCGCCGGACCCGACCCGCAGGACGGTCAGCCGGTGGGGACGGTCTTCGTCGGCATCGCGGACGCCGACGGTGCCCAGGCGTACGAGTTGCACCTCGACGGCGATCGCGATGCAATCCGCTGGGCGACCGTCTCCGAACTCCTGGCACGGATGTCGTCCACGATCCGGGCCCGGGAATAG
- the pgsA gene encoding CDP-diacylglycerol--glycerol-3-phosphate 3-phosphatidyltransferase — protein MSAMTASDSTETTHGARFPWRGRLLRKGPGPASTGNVANIITVVRILMAPLFFVLLLTDAGTDGPLRIWAAVVFVVAIVTDSADGIIARRQNLVTDFGKLVDPIADKVLIGGALVALSILGELPWYVTVLIMVREIGITVFRFAVLSDRVIPASRGGKIKTVLQAVALTAALFPWWNLVGDWAHWVNGILMTAAFLATILSGIDYLYQAWKHNRTTA, from the coding sequence GTGAGTGCGATGACCGCCTCGGACAGCACGGAGACCACGCACGGCGCACGCTTCCCGTGGCGCGGACGACTCCTGCGCAAGGGCCCCGGCCCGGCGTCGACGGGCAACGTCGCGAACATCATCACGGTCGTGCGCATCCTCATGGCGCCGCTGTTCTTCGTGCTGCTCCTGACGGACGCCGGCACGGACGGGCCGCTGCGCATCTGGGCGGCCGTCGTGTTCGTCGTCGCCATCGTCACGGACAGCGCCGACGGCATCATCGCCCGCCGGCAGAACCTCGTCACGGACTTCGGGAAGCTCGTCGACCCGATCGCGGACAAGGTCCTCATCGGCGGTGCGCTCGTCGCGCTGTCGATCCTCGGCGAGCTCCCCTGGTACGTGACCGTGCTGATCATGGTGCGCGAGATCGGCATCACGGTCTTCCGGTTCGCGGTGCTCTCGGACCGGGTGATCCCGGCGAGCCGGGGCGGCAAGATCAAGACCGTGCTGCAGGCCGTCGCGTTGACCGCCGCGCTCTTCCCGTGGTGGAACCTCGTGGGGGACTGGGCGCACTGGGTGAACGGCATCCTGATGACCGCGGCCTTCCTGGCGACCATCCTGAGCGGGATCGACTACCTGTACCAGGCGTGGAAGCACAACCGGACCACCGCGTGA